One Opitutaceae bacterium DNA segment encodes these proteins:
- the fabZ gene encoding 3-hydroxyacyl-ACP dehydratase FabZ, producing the protein MEDVRKYIPHRPPFLFVDEIVESTPESLTAIRRVRADEAYFEGHYPGNPIMPGVLIAESVFQAAAIHLVRTLDTSIVPENAVPVLARITDARFRQLIRPGDTLTIKVHLKERMSKFFFMHGAVTCEGRRVLSIDFGVAMEAESGPSGNSSPA; encoded by the coding sequence GTGGAAGACGTCAGAAAGTACATCCCTCACCGACCGCCTTTCCTCTTTGTCGACGAGATCGTCGAATCGACTCCGGAAAGCCTGACTGCGATCCGGCGGGTTCGGGCGGACGAAGCGTATTTCGAAGGCCACTACCCGGGAAATCCGATCATGCCCGGCGTGCTGATCGCGGAGTCGGTCTTCCAGGCCGCTGCCATCCACCTGGTGCGCACCCTCGATACGTCGATTGTCCCCGAGAACGCCGTCCCGGTCCTCGCCCGGATCACCGATGCGCGGTTCCGTCAGCTCATCCGCCCCGGGGATACGCTGACCATCAAGGTCCACCTGAAGGAACGGATGAGCAAGTTCTTCTTCATGCACGGAGCGGTCACCTGTGAGGGCCGCCGGGTTCTCTCGATTGATTTCGGGGTGGCCATGGAGGCGGAATCGGGCCCGTCCGGAAATTCGTCCCCGGCATGA
- a CDS encoding SDR family oxidoreductase, with protein MSFLGLEGRTILVMGVANRKSVAWRIAATLEEAGARVIHSVRSQARRESTAKLLDGRSVYVCDVEFPDQIEALAREVSRDHEKIDGIVHSIAFANYAEGFKPFHETRREDYLQATGISSFSLVEVARAFKPLLSRKASVVAIGISSLSVTAENYGYMSPIKASLEGVVRYLAKSFSADSEVRFNTVNPSLLKTSASAGIPGYLESYLFAEKMTLRKRSLETQEVANVVAFLLSERSSGLNGTGIVVDAGMGLNPFDREIVQLAMRPEVDAARVAGNRPPES; from the coding sequence ATGAGTTTTCTCGGACTCGAGGGCCGGACCATCCTGGTCATGGGCGTGGCCAACCGCAAGAGCGTGGCCTGGCGGATCGCGGCCACCCTGGAGGAGGCGGGCGCACGGGTCATCCACAGCGTCCGCTCGCAGGCGCGGCGCGAATCGACCGCGAAACTGCTCGACGGCCGATCGGTTTACGTCTGCGACGTCGAGTTTCCCGACCAGATTGAAGCCTTGGCCCGGGAAGTGTCCCGTGACCATGAAAAGATCGACGGCATCGTTCATTCGATCGCTTTCGCGAATTACGCCGAGGGCTTCAAGCCGTTTCACGAGACCAGGCGCGAGGACTATCTGCAGGCCACCGGCATCTCCTCTTTCTCCCTGGTCGAAGTCGCCCGGGCCTTCAAACCCCTTCTGTCCCGGAAGGCCTCGGTTGTGGCGATCGGCATCTCCTCGCTTTCCGTGACGGCGGAGAATTATGGATACATGTCGCCGATCAAGGCATCGCTGGAAGGAGTCGTCCGTTATCTGGCGAAGTCGTTCAGCGCGGACAGCGAGGTCCGTTTCAACACGGTCAATCCCTCCCTGCTCAAGACGAGCGCCTCAGCGGGCATTCCCGGCTACCTGGAGAGTTATCTGTTTGCCGAGAAAATGACGCTGCGGAAACGTTCCCTTGAGACACAGGAGGTGGCCAACGTGGTTGCCTTTCTTCTGAGCGAACGGTCAAGCGGGCTCAATGGCACGGGAATTGTCGTCGATGCCGGGATGGGTCTGAATCCGTTTGATCGCGAGATCGTGCAGCTGGCCATGCGACCGGAGGTCGACGCGGCCCGGGTGGCAGGCAATCGACCGCCGGAGTCATGA